In Collimonas arenae, a single genomic region encodes these proteins:
- a CDS encoding rod shape-determining protein, translating into MFGFLRSYFSNDLAIDLGTANTLIYVRDKGIVLDEPSVVAIRQQGGPNGKKTIQAVGREAKQMLGKVPGNIEAIRPMKDGVIADFTVTEQMLKQFIRMVHDTKLFKPSPRIIICVPCGSTQVERRAIRESALGAGASQVFLIEEPMAAAIGAGLPVSDATGSMVVDIGGGTTEVGIISLGGMVYKGSVRVGGDKFDEAIVNYIRRNYGMLIGEQTAEAIKKEIGSAFPGSEVREMEVKGRNLSEGIPRSFTISSNEILEALTDPLNNIVSAVKNALEQTPPELGADIAEKGMMLTGGGALLRDLDRLLMEETGLPVIVAEDPLTCVVRGSGMALERMDKLGSIFSYE; encoded by the coding sequence ATGTTTGGATTTTTACGCAGCTACTTTTCAAATGACCTGGCGATTGATCTGGGTACCGCGAATACGCTGATTTATGTACGCGATAAAGGCATTGTCCTGGACGAGCCGTCGGTTGTTGCGATTCGCCAGCAAGGCGGCCCGAATGGCAAGAAGACAATTCAGGCTGTTGGCCGTGAAGCAAAACAGATGTTGGGCAAGGTTCCCGGCAACATCGAGGCGATCCGCCCGATGAAAGACGGCGTGATCGCCGACTTCACCGTCACCGAGCAAATGCTCAAGCAGTTTATCCGCATGGTGCATGACACCAAGCTGTTCAAACCGTCGCCACGCATCATTATCTGCGTACCTTGCGGCTCGACCCAGGTTGAGCGCCGTGCAATTCGCGAATCGGCATTGGGCGCTGGTGCATCACAGGTGTTCCTGATCGAAGAGCCGATGGCTGCGGCTATCGGCGCCGGCTTGCCGGTGTCGGATGCGACCGGTTCGATGGTGGTCGATATCGGCGGCGGCACCACCGAAGTCGGCATCATTTCGCTGGGCGGCATGGTCTACAAAGGCTCGGTACGGGTCGGCGGCGACAAATTCGACGAAGCCATCGTCAACTACATCCGCCGCAACTACGGCATGCTGATCGGCGAACAGACTGCCGAAGCGATCAAGAAGGAAATCGGTTCCGCTTTCCCTGGTTCGGAAGTGCGCGAGATGGAAGTCAAGGGACGCAACCTGTCGGAAGGCATCCCGCGTTCGTTCACCATCTCCAGCAATGAAATCCTGGAAGCATTGACTGATCCGCTTAACAACATTGTCTCAGCCGTCAAGAACGCGCTGGAACAGACGCCGCCGGAACTCGGCGCCGATATCGCTGAAAAAGGCATGATGCTGACCGGCGGTGGCGCGTTGCTGCGCGATCTGGACCGCCTGCTGATGGAAGAAACCGGTTTGCCTGTGATCGTAGCCGAAGACCCGCTGACCTGCGTGGTGCGCGGCTCCGGCATGGCGCTGGAACGGATGGACAAGCTGGGTTCGATCTTTTCCTACGAGTAA
- the mrdA gene encoding penicillin-binding protein 2, whose amino-acid sequence MTEFKNTERELRNFRLRISAAIAFVLICFGLLCARFIWLQVVRHDAYAAQAEDNRISLVPVVPNRGLIMDRNGVILARNYSAYTLEITRSKIRGDLESVIDDLAQVVSITPKDRRRFKKLLEDSKSFASLPIRTRLTDEEVARFTAQRYRFPGIDVQARLFRQYPLGEVAAHVIGYIGRINQKDADRIDDSDDAANYKGTSYIGKDGLEKSYEKQLHGTTGYEEIEIAASGRAVRSMSHVSATPGDNLILSIDIELQKVVEEAFGNRRGALVAIDPSTGDVLAYVSQPSFDPNLFVEGIDQQSWDELNNSPDHPLINRPMSGSYAPGSTYKPFMALAALELGKRTPASAINDIGYFMLGGHRFRDDVPGGHGRVDLYKSIVVSCDTYYYMLANDLGPDTIHDFMKPFGFGQLTGIDLEHEQRGLLPSTDWKRRYYKRPAAQKWVGGDTISLGIGQGFNSFTPLQMAHAVATLVNDGIVMKPHLVKIIEDGVTRQHTETVPKESSRIPLKQENIDFIKKAMVGVTREGTAARVFAGAGYESGGKTGTAQVVSIKQGEKFDAKKLTARQLDHAWYTAFAPVDKPRIALAVIVENGGFGAAAAAPIARKALDFYLLGKRPGDSGKAAPAAAAPAPVEEDITPSPPTDDTKSSEGSENSYKPGEETPGNRE is encoded by the coding sequence ATGACCGAATTTAAAAACACTGAACGCGAACTCCGGAATTTCCGTCTGCGGATTTCGGCGGCTATCGCGTTTGTGCTGATCTGCTTTGGCTTGCTGTGCGCGCGCTTTATCTGGCTGCAGGTGGTGCGTCACGATGCTTACGCCGCACAAGCTGAAGACAACCGGATTTCGCTGGTGCCGGTGGTGCCTAATCGCGGCCTGATCATGGACCGCAACGGCGTTATCCTGGCGCGTAATTACTCGGCCTACACGCTGGAAATCACCCGCTCGAAAATCAGAGGAGATCTCGAGAGCGTGATTGACGATCTGGCGCAAGTGGTCAGCATCACGCCGAAAGACCGCCGCCGCTTCAAGAAATTACTGGAAGACTCCAAGAGTTTTGCCAGCCTGCCGATCCGGACCCGGCTGACCGATGAGGAAGTGGCGCGCTTCACCGCGCAGCGTTATCGCTTTCCCGGCATCGATGTGCAAGCGCGTTTGTTCCGGCAATATCCCCTGGGTGAAGTGGCTGCCCATGTGATCGGTTATATCGGCCGCATCAACCAGAAGGACGCTGATCGTATCGACGACAGCGACGACGCCGCCAACTACAAAGGCACCAGCTACATCGGCAAGGATGGCCTGGAAAAGAGTTACGAAAAACAATTACACGGTACCACCGGCTACGAAGAAATCGAAATCGCCGCCAGCGGACGGGCGGTGCGCAGCATGTCGCACGTGTCGGCGACGCCGGGCGACAACCTGATCCTGTCGATTGACATCGAGTTGCAGAAAGTGGTCGAAGAAGCGTTCGGCAACCGCCGCGGTGCGCTGGTGGCGATCGATCCTTCCACCGGCGACGTGCTGGCGTATGTATCGCAGCCTTCCTTCGATCCTAACCTGTTCGTGGAAGGCATCGACCAGCAAAGCTGGGATGAGTTGAATAATTCGCCCGACCATCCGCTGATCAACCGGCCGATGAGCGGCAGCTATGCCCCAGGGTCGACCTACAAGCCATTCATGGCGCTGGCTGCGCTTGAACTGGGCAAGCGGACGCCGGCATCGGCAATCAACGATATCGGCTACTTCATGCTGGGCGGTCACCGCTTCCGCGACGACGTCCCGGGTGGACATGGCCGGGTCGATCTGTACAAGTCGATCGTGGTTTCTTGCGATACCTATTACTACATGCTGGCCAATGACCTGGGACCCGATACCATCCATGATTTCATGAAGCCGTTCGGTTTCGGCCAGCTGACCGGTATCGATCTGGAGCATGAACAGCGCGGCTTGTTGCCATCGACCGACTGGAAGCGCAGATATTACAAGCGTCCGGCCGCGCAGAAATGGGTCGGTGGCGACACCATTTCACTTGGCATCGGCCAGGGATTCAACTCCTTTACGCCTTTGCAGATGGCGCATGCGGTAGCGACACTGGTCAACGACGGCATTGTGATGAAGCCGCATCTGGTGAAAATCATCGAAGATGGCGTGACGCGCCAGCATACCGAGACGGTGCCGAAGGAAAGTTCTCGGATTCCGTTGAAGCAGGAAAATATCGACTTTATCAAGAAGGCCATGGTTGGCGTGACGCGCGAAGGTACTGCAGCCCGGGTGTTCGCTGGCGCTGGTTACGAGTCGGGCGGCAAGACCGGAACCGCGCAGGTGGTCAGCATCAAGCAAGGCGAGAAGTTCGACGCCAAGAAGCTGACCGCGCGCCAGCTTGATCACGCTTGGTATACCGCGTTTGCGCCGGTCGACAAGCCAAGGATCGCACTTGCCGTGATCGTCGAAAATGGCGGCTTCGGTGCGGCGGCGGCGGCGCCGATTGCACGCAAGGCACTGGATTTCTATTTGTTGGGCAAGCGTCCGGGCGACTCCGGCAAGGCGGCGCCAGCTGCGGCAGCGCCGGCGCCGGTGGAGGAAGACATCACGCCGTCGCCACCGACAGACGACACGAAGTCCAGTGAGGGCTCGGAAAACAGTTATAAACCGGGTGAAGAAACCCCGGGGAATCGGGAATAA
- the gatC gene encoding Asp-tRNA(Asn)/Glu-tRNA(Gln) amidotransferase subunit GatC, whose protein sequence is MSLALSDVKRIANLARLELTEDQAASTLDKLNGIFSLVEQMRAVDTTGIEPLSHPIAAIRQDLSLRLRDDEVTEPNRREEYQKVAPATEDGLYLVPKVIE, encoded by the coding sequence ATGTCATTAGCCCTTTCCGACGTTAAGCGCATTGCCAATTTAGCACGCCTTGAACTCACCGAAGACCAGGCCGCTTCCACGCTGGACAAGCTCAACGGTATTTTTTCCCTGGTGGAACAGATGCGCGCGGTAGACACCACCGGCATCGAACCGCTGAGCCACCCGATTGCAGCGATTCGCCAGGATCTTTCCTTGCGTTTGCGCGACGATGAAGTGACCGAGCCGAATCGGCGCGAGGAGTATCAAAAAGTCGCTCCGGCAACCGAAGATGGCCTGTATCTGGTGCCTAAGGTAATCGAATAA
- the mreC gene encoding rod shape-determining protein MreC, protein MEYSPPPLFKQGASARAKAVICTLLALSLLIADSKMHALLLLRQAVGTALYPLQMVALMPRDASNRVIDYFSSLSTVEKENQELRSKQGERAQQLQQAQQLAAENTQLRKLLGVEQRLPVKSVMSEILYDARDQFARKVIMDRGSQHGVATGQPVIDDAGIVGQVTRVFPFTSEVTLLTDKDQAIPVQVLRNGLRSVAYGRGQSGYLDLRFMSSNADIQKGDLLVTSGIDGVYPAGLSVAKVIQVETKSADAFAHIVCEPVAGIDRHTQLLILLVDPNPIARPDDEAAVPNNKADILSKRRLTESTRDKSREAAAKDAVKESPEAARKNPQGAGVQ, encoded by the coding sequence ATGGAATACAGTCCACCACCCCTCTTTAAGCAAGGCGCTTCAGCCCGCGCCAAGGCGGTGATATGCACGCTGCTGGCGTTGTCGCTGCTGATTGCCGACTCAAAGATGCATGCATTGCTGCTGCTGCGGCAGGCTGTCGGTACCGCACTTTATCCGTTGCAGATGGTAGCTTTGATGCCGCGTGATGCCAGCAACAGAGTGATCGATTATTTCTCATCGTTGTCGACGGTGGAAAAAGAAAACCAGGAATTGCGCAGCAAGCAAGGCGAGCGGGCGCAGCAATTGCAGCAGGCGCAGCAGCTGGCGGCAGAGAATACGCAACTACGTAAATTGCTGGGCGTCGAGCAGCGTTTGCCGGTGAAATCGGTGATGAGCGAAATTCTCTACGATGCGCGGGACCAGTTTGCCCGTAAGGTCATTATGGACCGCGGTTCGCAACACGGCGTCGCTACCGGCCAGCCGGTGATCGACGATGCGGGGATTGTCGGCCAGGTGACGCGCGTGTTTCCATTTACTTCCGAAGTCACGCTGCTGACCGACAAGGATCAGGCGATTCCGGTGCAGGTGTTGCGCAATGGCCTGCGTAGCGTCGCCTACGGCCGCGGCCAATCCGGTTACCTCGATCTTCGTTTCATGTCCTCCAACGCCGATATCCAGAAGGGCGACTTGCTGGTGACATCCGGCATTGACGGCGTCTATCCGGCCGGCCTTTCGGTCGCCAAGGTCATACAAGTCGAAACCAAATCGGCCGACGCGTTCGCACATATTGTGTGCGAGCCGGTGGCGGGTATCGACAGACACACGCAACTACTGATCCTGCTGGTCGATCCGAACCCGATCGCGCGTCCGGACGACGAAGCGGCCGTCCCCAACAACAAGGCCGATATTCTCAGCAAGCGTCGTCTGACCGAGAGCACCCGTGACAAGAGCAGGGAAGCCGCCGCCAAAGATGCCGTGAAAGAAAGCCCGGAAGCGGCTCGCAAAAATCCGCAGGGAGCTGGTGTCCAATGA
- the mreD gene encoding rod shape-determining protein MreD: MMRPHYILLPANPLFIAMTLLLAFLLNLLPWGQWPGVPDFVALVLVFWSIHQPRKIGIGIAFCMGLLMDVHEATLLGQNALAYTLLSYFAIMIHRRVLWFSVGVQALHVLPLMLFTQLIQMVIRMSVSGKFPGWLYFSESFVSMALWPVVVWLLLAPQRRAVDRDDNRPI, from the coding sequence ATGATGCGTCCCCACTATATTTTGTTGCCGGCCAATCCGCTGTTTATCGCGATGACCTTGCTGCTGGCATTTCTGCTTAACTTGCTACCGTGGGGGCAATGGCCGGGAGTGCCGGACTTTGTTGCCTTGGTTCTGGTGTTCTGGAGCATTCACCAGCCGCGCAAGATCGGCATCGGCATCGCCTTTTGCATGGGTTTGTTAATGGATGTGCATGAAGCCACGCTGCTCGGCCAGAATGCACTGGCCTACACGTTGCTATCGTATTTTGCGATCATGATCCACCGCCGTGTACTGTGGTTCTCGGTTGGCGTCCAGGCTTTGCATGTGCTGCCTTTGATGCTGTTTACGCAACTGATACAAATGGTGATCCGCATGTCGGTCAGCGGCAAGTTTCCCGGCTGGCTGTATTTCTCGGAGAGTTTTGTCAGCATGGCTTTGTGGCCGGTCGTGGTGTGGCTGTTACTCGCGCCGCAACGGCGGGCAGTCGATCGCGATGACAATCGTCCTATCTAA